Below is a window of Cytophaga hutchinsonii ATCC 33406 DNA.
TTTGTTATTAATCAAAGTTCCAAGAAGCGGTGAAGCTTCTGCATCTATAGCTAATTTCTATAGAATAAATGCAGATAACCCTTCTATCGTAGGTACAGCAACGATCAATACCGCAACTCTTGCTGGTAACGGCGAGCGTGCATACTTCACCGGCGCATTCCAGGTTGGTGATAAAGTTTACGCGCCTTACATGTGTATTAAAGGGAAAACAGATAGTACATTCCATACCAAATATACAGACAGTACATGGGTTGCGGTATTTTCATACCCAGGCTTGGTTTATGAAAAAACGATCAAAGATAACCGTACAGGTTTTATCGGCTATTACTTTGCACAAAACGGCTTAAGACAAATTGAAAACGGAGATGTTTACGCATTCTCTAACGCGCAAGTAACAGGTGCAGGTGTAACGCCTTCTACAAAACCTTCTGCTGCAATCAGAATTAAAAGCGGGCAATCAGAATTTGATCAGAGTTATTTCTTCAACATTCAATCTGCATCCGGCGGACACCATTTGTATAGAGAAGATTATTTAGGTAACGGAAAATTCTTACTGGTAATGTATTCAAATCCAAATACAACAGCAGGAACTAAAACCTATGCGATTGTAGATGTGATCAATCAAACATTTAATTGGGTAACAGGTTTACCAGCGCCTGCAAATATCAAAGCAATTGCAAGACTTCCATATGTTGCGCCAAATGGCAAGACAGCATCCGTTGGTATTACAGATGGAAGCGGCTTATTTGTTTACCAGATTGATGTAAATACATTCACTGCTAAAAAAGGATTAGAAGTAGAAGCAGGCTCGCTTACTGCGTTGGGAGAATTACTTCCCGAATAAATAATAAAAAGTAGTTAATAAATCTTTCAGTCAGGTGTTCGGATAAATTTCGTTCACCTGACTGATCATTTAAATAAGCATATGGCAAACAAAAAGAATTCCTATACATTCAGAAAATTCATAAATGATGCCCATTTGTGGTTAGGTATACCCAGCGGCATTATTCTTTTTGTAATTTGTTTAACGGGTACTATGTATACATTCAGCAGAGAAATTACAGAATGGGTAGATCGTGATAAGTTTGTCATATCTGTTGACGCAGATGCAAAACCTTTACCATTAAAAAATCTGATTACATCACTGGAAAAGCAGCACAGAGGGTTAAAAGTTACCGGCATTTCAATTCCCGAAGAACAAGATAAAGCCTGGATGTTTACACTGATGCCTAAAGATATGGCAGGCAAAGGTGAAAAAGTAAAAGACGATAAAGGCAAAGATGCTGCTAAAAGACCGCAAGGCGACAAAAGAAAAGAGGGATCTAAAAACGTTAAAGAAAAAGATTCAAAAGAAGCAAAACCAAAAAAGTTTGATCGTTCAAAAATTAAAAACTATCTCGTAAATCCCTATACAGGAGCAGTTACCGGAGATGCAAAAACACCTTCATCCAAATTTTTTCAGACCATTATGGGTTTGCATCGTTGGTTGTTGCTGGATACTGAAACCGGCCGTCCCATAACAGGTATCTCTACCTTGATTTTTATTGTGCTTGAAATAACAGGTCTTATATTATGGCTGCCGGGAAAAATTAAGAGCTGGTCTAAATGGAATGCCTGGAAACAAGGTTTCAAATTAAAATTATCCGGCGGATGGAAGCGCATTAACTATGACCTGCACAACACACTTGGATTTTACACGTTGTTGCTTGTAACCATTATGGCTATAACAGGTTTGTGTTTTTCCTTCGAGTGGTTCAGAGAAGGGGTTGGTACAGTATTAGGATCAAAAGTTTTTCCTAAAGAAGAACCGGTTTTATCAACGTTTGTTGCAGGTGCAAAATTTGATCTGGATAGCGCCATAAACAAAGCAAACAGCACGTTCTCATATGCGGGTAATCTCAGAATTAATCTTCCAAGAGATTCAACAGCTTCTTTAAATTTAAGTAAAACGACAAACGGATTTTTTACCTCTGCAGGTTCAGACAGGATACTGATGGATCAGTATTCCGGAGCAGTGTTAAAAACGGATCGTTTCTCCGATAAAAAATTAGGGGCTCAGATTGCCGCATTGATTTACCCCATACATGTCGGTGAAATATTCGGTACATCTACAAAAATTATTTATTTCATTATATGCCTTATTGCTACCAGCCTTCCTGTAACGGGCACTATGATCTGGATCAATAAATTCAATAAGAAACCGGCCAAAGAAAAACTAAAAACACCAAAGAAAACGGCATCAGAAAAAAACGTGCAGCGTCCAGTCATTATGAAGCAAACACCATCCATAAATACGAACGCATAAGTAATAAAGAAGCCCCGCTATATCCAGCGAGGCTTCTTTATTAATAGGGTATGGAGATATTTTACCAATCTGATTTATTGGCCGGATCATTTTGAAACTCTTTAACAACACGTTTTAAGTCGTCTGTTAAAACAATCAGGTTCGAATTCGTTTTATTTTTAATCGTTACCCAGGATTTACTCGTCATTTTTGTGGCGCCGCATTCAGGCGTAACATTTTCTAATTTCCCGCCTGACGCTTTTACTTTTACATCACCAACATGGACAAAATCCGTTGCGATGTAACGGTACTTTCCATCTTTAATAAAAACAGAAAGTGTAAATGTTACGGCACTCTTTTCTGTCATACTTCCATTGATGTTTGGATACTCAACAGTTGTGGATGCATTATACACCAATTTGTCAGCCGCTTCTTCTTTAAGAGTGAAACCTTGTTTCGTTGCCCACTCTTTTACAACTTTTGTAAGATTGGCCGGAGAAACACCCGTTGCATCAACCACTTCCAAATAGGTTATTTTACCTGTACCTGCATCTACAGGAAGATTTTGGGCAACGGCTGCTGCTGCTACGCCAAGTGTGATAAGTATACTAAGTACAATTTTTTTCATATATGATTATTTTAATACTTAATGATACTTAAATTATTTTAATAATCAAAAGAGTAATATGTTCAAAGTAATAAGTTTAAGAAAGCATCCGTTTCTTAAAACTTAAAACTTATTACTTAAAACCTTAACTCATTACTTTATCCAGACTGGTTATTACGGCAGCTAAACGGATCGCATCCCATACACGCTCTTCCGTCGCACCCATTTCTCTAACAGAATGTTCGTGTGCATTTACACACATTTCACAACCATTCACCGCACTTACCGCCAGACTGATCAACTCGAAAAACTCTTTGCCCAGAACTGGCTTCATCATGATATTCATTTTGATCTTCGCCTGCATGGTATTATAGGATTCTTTTTGCTGGAAATGTCTGAAACGGTAAAAGACATTATTACCTGCCAATAAACTGGCGCATGAAATCGCTTCGTTCTGCTCTTCGATAGTCGCACCTTTTTCAGCCGACAATTTTTGAAAACCGGAAATAAGAATATTGTTTTTTTGATTTGCCGCAATGGATAATGCTAACAGAGCACTTTCCTTTTCGGAAATGTGAGCTGTTACAAGTGCATTGCTGACATTTACTTTAAGGTCTCTTATGTAGCGTGAATCTGCATGATCAAGTATCTGCAATACTTCAGGCGCACTGTTTTCGATGCGCAGCAGCTGTATTAATTCGGAAGATGTTTCTGATATCTGTACCATATAAATGAGGGTTAATTTATGTGCTCAGCATTACCTGAGCACATAAGAGATGAATAATTAAGCATGAATTGTTTCCTGTCCTTTTTCCCAGTTACATGGGCACAATTCATCTGTTTGTAAGGCATCCAATACACGGATAACTTCTTTCACATTTCTGCCCACATTTAAGTCATTTACGCTTACCCAACGGATTATTCCCTGTGGGTCTATAATAAATGTAGCACGCAAGGCCACTTTTTCTGCGGCTTCTAAAATACCTAACTCTTCAGCAAGTGATTTAGAAGTATCAGCCAGCATAGGGAATTTTAATCCACGTAAATCTTCATGATCTCTTCTCCAGGCTGCGTGTACAAATTCTGAATCGGTGGATGCACCGATCAATGTGGTATCTCTGTCTCTGAAATCACCGAACGCATTGTTGAATTCAGCAATCTCTGTCGGACAAACAAATGTAAAATCCTTTGGCCACCAGAACATTACTGTCCATTGATTGTCTTCGTTCACAAGATTTTCAGAAGAGATTTCTGTAAATTCTTTTCCTTTCTCGATGGATACTACAGCTGTTTTTTTGAATGCAGGAAATGCGCTTCCCACGCTTAAGATTCTATTTTGCATAACTCAGAATGTTTTTGTGTAATTGAATGATACAAATGTGCGCCAATGTGAACTATAATTCAAATCGATTGTTTTTATGATATTATAGATTTTAACTATATTGTAAAAATGCTGGCAATCACACTCACTCAATTGGAATACATTGTTGCTGTAGATACATACAGACATTTTGTTACGGCTTCAGAAAAATGTTTTGTTACACAGCCTACATTAAGTATGCAGATCAAAAAACTGGAAGATGATCTTGGCGTTATTATTTTTGATCGAACCAAACAACCGATTGTTCCAACTGAAATCGGAGTAAAGATTATTGAGCAGGCACGTATTACATTGAGTGCGGGTAAAAAAATCCCGGAACTGATAAAGGAAAACAGCAACACTGTTTCCGGCGAATTAACCATTGGTATCATCCCGTCGCTGGCACCCTACCTGCTGCCGCGTTTCATCGGTAATTTCACGCAAAAATATCCGCAGGTTAAAGTTAAGATCATCGAGCTGATGACTGAAGAAATTATTTTTCAATTAAAAAAAGACACACTTGATGTCGGCATTCTTGTTACACCACTTAATGAAGCAGGTGTTATAGAGACACCTTTGTTTTATGAGAAAATGGTTTTATATATCCATAAAGATCATCCGCTGGCAAAAAAGAAAGCACTAAAGGCAACAGATATCGCCACGCCAGATCTTTGGCTATTAAGTAAGGGACATTGTTTCCGTTCTCAGGTAATGAATCTGTGTTCATACCAGCGCTCTGCACAAAATGAACTGCCATTTGAATACGAAAGCGGTTCGTTGGAAACATTGAAAAAATTTGTCGAGAAAGAAGGCGGCTTTACGTTATTGCCTGAACTGGCAATAGATGGTACAATGAAAGAATTGAATGCAAAAGTCAGGCAGTTTGAAACAGTGCCCTTACGTGAAGTAAGTTTGGCCTATACGCGCAACTATTCTAAAATACGTTTATTAGCATTATTAGAAG
It encodes the following:
- a CDS encoding DUF4374 domain-containing protein; protein product: MKKINVFLFIVMGLSAATACKKKDKNEGVETKGTMILAATPGGTYAEGADYLLATETFESGKISTTGNGIEQNGYRYYAFHKNKVFSLLYGQGNPGAVTVYKLNENKELKLFSNLQTESVHVFGKVKDDLLLIKVPRSGEASASIANFYRINADNPSIVGTATINTATLAGNGERAYFTGAFQVGDKVYAPYMCIKGKTDSTFHTKYTDSTWVAVFSYPGLVYEKTIKDNRTGFIGYYFAQNGLRQIENGDVYAFSNAQVTGAGVTPSTKPSAAIRIKSGQSEFDQSYFFNIQSASGGHHLYREDYLGNGKFLLVMYSNPNTTAGTKTYAIVDVINQTFNWVTGLPAPANIKAIARLPYVAPNGKTASVGITDGSGLFVYQIDVNTFTAKKGLEVEAGSLTALGELLPE
- a CDS encoding peroxiredoxin, with the protein product MQNRILSVGSAFPAFKKTAVVSIEKGKEFTEISSENLVNEDNQWTVMFWWPKDFTFVCPTEIAEFNNAFGDFRDRDTTLIGASTDSEFVHAAWRRDHEDLRGLKFPMLADTSKSLAEELGILEAAEKVALRATFIIDPQGIIRWVSVNDLNVGRNVKEVIRVLDALQTDELCPCNWEKGQETIHA
- a CDS encoding hydrogen peroxide-inducible genes activator; this encodes MLAITLTQLEYIVAVDTYRHFVTASEKCFVTQPTLSMQIKKLEDDLGVIIFDRTKQPIVPTEIGVKIIEQARITLSAGKKIPELIKENSNTVSGELTIGIIPSLAPYLLPRFIGNFTQKYPQVKVKIIELMTEEIIFQLKKDTLDVGILVTPLNEAGVIETPLFYEKMVLYIHKDHPLAKKKALKATDIATPDLWLLSKGHCFRSQVMNLCSYQRSAQNELPFEYESGSLETLKKFVEKEGGFTLLPELAIDGTMKELNAKVRQFETVPLREVSLAYTRNYSKIRLLALLEDEIKKSIPKALLTKDRGNIVDWR
- a CDS encoding carboxymuconolactone decarboxylase family protein, which gives rise to MVQISETSSELIQLLRIENSAPEVLQILDHADSRYIRDLKVNVSNALVTAHISEKESALLALSIAANQKNNILISGFQKLSAEKGATIEEQNEAISCASLLAGNNVFYRFRHFQQKESYNTMQAKIKMNIMMKPVLGKEFFELISLAVSAVNGCEMCVNAHEHSVREMGATEERVWDAIRLAAVITSLDKVMS
- a CDS encoding PepSY-associated TM helix domain-containing protein; this encodes MANKKNSYTFRKFINDAHLWLGIPSGIILFVICLTGTMYTFSREITEWVDRDKFVISVDADAKPLPLKNLITSLEKQHRGLKVTGISIPEEQDKAWMFTLMPKDMAGKGEKVKDDKGKDAAKRPQGDKRKEGSKNVKEKDSKEAKPKKFDRSKIKNYLVNPYTGAVTGDAKTPSSKFFQTIMGLHRWLLLDTETGRPITGISTLIFIVLEITGLILWLPGKIKSWSKWNAWKQGFKLKLSGGWKRINYDLHNTLGFYTLLLVTIMAITGLCFSFEWFREGVGTVLGSKVFPKEEPVLSTFVAGAKFDLDSAINKANSTFSYAGNLRINLPRDSTASLNLSKTTNGFFTSAGSDRILMDQYSGAVLKTDRFSDKKLGAQIAALIYPIHVGEIFGTSTKIIYFIICLIATSLPVTGTMIWINKFNKKPAKEKLKTPKKTASEKNVQRPVIMKQTPSINTNA